A single region of the Sorghum bicolor cultivar BTx623 chromosome 7, Sorghum_bicolor_NCBIv3, whole genome shotgun sequence genome encodes:
- the LOC8070096 gene encoding uncharacterized protein LOC8070096 produces MATLPVKPLDGADGYLRWKESMLLRLHSVGVAHVLSDDPPAPAEAAGAAAAAAAAAKKWARDDAVCRGHILYALSDRIFPDYVRHGTGRAVWQAVARTYDVDKPRRSYSRQYERFLHRFRFEEGASSSFLEQLAHAEALVATRDPPPSDDTMASWIWDKLPADMAAVISCGEMTMDLIWKCALNMEERRIMTEERLGHAEAACVRPQELDSKTTGHHHRRR; encoded by the coding sequence ATGGCGACGCTCCCCGTCAAGCCGCTGGACGGCGCCGACGGCTACCTGCGGTGGAAAGAGTCGATGCTCCTGCGCCTCCACAGCGTCGGCGTAGCCCACGTCCTCTCCGACGACCCTCCTGCTCCGGCCGAGGCGGctggtgcggcggcggcggcggcggcggcggccaagaAGTGGGCGCGCGACGACGCGGTGTGCCGCGGCCACATCCTCTACGCGCTCTCCGACCGCATCTTCCCGGACTACGTGCGGCACGGCACCGGCAGGGCGGTGTGGCAGGCCGTGGCGCGCACCTACGACGTCGACAAGCCGAGACGTTCGTACTCGAGGCAGTACGAGCGGTTCCTCCACCGCTTCCGGTTCGAGGAGGGCGCCTCGTCCTCGTTCCTGGAGCAGCTCGCGCACGCCGAGGCTCTGGTCGCCACCAGGGACCCTCCGCCATCCGACGACACAATGGCCAGCTGGATCTGGGACAAGCTCCCGGCGGACATGGCCGCGGTGATCAGCTGTGGCGAGATGACCATGGACTTGATCTGGAAGTGTGCTCTCAACATGGAGGAGAGGCGAATTATGACGGAGGAACGTCTGGGTCACGCTGAGGCGGCTTGCGTGAGGCCGCAGGAGCTCGATAGCAAGACGACTGGGCATCACCATCGTCGCCGTTGA
- the LOC8075622 gene encoding uncharacterized protein LOC8075622: protein MGNCQAAEAAAVVIQHPGGKVERLYGAATAAEVMRGNPGHYVALVVLRVSAVGKQDADPEVSTGAAAGGGARITKVKLLKPKDTLLLGQVYRLITSQEVAKAIQARREDKMRRYGSAVAGEGEVVADDDRRAQPGRHAAADAAAGCQGQGRRSTGQERKRPEKSDRQHRGRQWQPSLQSISEAAS, encoded by the exons ATGGGCAACTGccaggcggcggaggcggcggccgtGGTGATCCAGCACCCCGGCGGCAAGGTGGAGCGGCTGTACGGGGCGGCCACCGCGGCGGAGGTGATGCGCGGCAACCCCGGGCACTACGTGGCGCTCGTCGTGCTCCGCGTCTCGGCCGTCGGCAAGCAGGACGCGGACCCGGAGGTCTCCAcgggcgcggcggcgggcggcggcgccaGGATCACCAAGGTGAAGCTGCTCAAGCCCAAGGACACGCTGCTCCTGGGGCAGGTGTACCGGCTCATCACCTCGCAAG AGGTGGCGAAGGCGATACAGGCGAGGAGGGAGGACAAGATGCGTCGGTACGGCAGCGCCGTCGCCGGCGAGGGCGAGGTGGTGGCGGACGACGACCGGCGGGCGCAGCCGGGACGacacgccgccgccgacgccgcggcGGGCTGCCAAGGGCAGGGGCGGCGGTCCACCGGCCAGGAACGGAAGCGGCCGGAGAAGTCGGACCGGCAGCACAGAGGGCGGCAGTGGCAGCCTTCGCTGCAGAGCATCTCGGAGGCGGCGAGCTGA